One Turneriella parva DSM 21527 genomic region harbors:
- a CDS encoding phospholipase D-like domain-containing protein, with amino-acid sequence MKYRIALAALTALVFSTCSKVNTTEEDKDGRLFELYVNYPGIKPGGHKPPEFDIRLASLIDNARKEVYWAMYGFYRASIKDSVLRAVQRGLDVQLAGDAGTYAYGEIGYIQFEDLLRRYPNAKLLSGNAQSIQHNKFCVIDRRYIMTGTGNITDSEIDRNYNVWMIIESKEMAEDFINDHQQMMAGRFGHAKARLDYNNVFSVGQVRVEAYFSPQEDAMSRFLQAVAEAQQSINFAIFAFTHDQLGRLFIQKHKQFTQQNNQDGGSRSVRGIMDRSQLTHNQYVEVYRIATSCGHTYGFEQGSGNANGGNANPFFPNGTNTWDTPTQANTRCYSPFDLKIDGNENNNYIGDWQAGGGRLHDKTIVIDAGTPNAKLLLGSFNWSPNANNNNDENLIVIHSQAIVDRYMQFWQGIYNDAVPMNKRFPTNQEMQQGIVTYQPRETGDYQKIVISEVNYAGTSRKIGSNYFAYDGNEFIELYNPTDRAIDVSFWSLYFPVIDSYTDPGVYTSGWPGYESLAKRGLVGLPGGTFIPAKGFLVVTQSDQRNDLNADGYFFPASVLYDPANSASFTNKITYYNPVNGLSNFFTLFDRRTSSTGRANVTTSSFTDPYSGKFYASNSSILTFVYPSFDEGGRCRSAWDAIVDRFSGSNYFNPYHIHAGNEATYTHLTSLWVELRDNRGNLVDIAGGNRTGAAVNNATGISQAPTAGATAHDQVRYFKGGFHGILYRAGTLSNGTATVTGISSTASLQAGMSVSALGVPNGTTIQSIDSASQVTLSANATASGVRSLMLQFTLVGSGTFGTTAAVDTTDLTRTELNSGSNVFPMISTDNFPATKTAQGSRTSGSAIITGLPAAFATTYLRVGYGVSGSGIPASTTILSIDSGTQITLSQNATSTGNSFYAFSLENHAEFVCNTAGFETPYMVSMERIPTYGAGTSAASWVHATKNMTDSGGNGGKGTYIKADYRDRTIATPGEINSRWSALP; translated from the coding sequence ATGAAATACCGCATAGCACTGGCGGCTTTAACGGCGCTGGTTTTCAGCACCTGCAGCAAGGTGAACACCACCGAAGAAGACAAAGACGGCCGCTTGTTCGAGCTTTATGTAAACTACCCGGGAATCAAACCGGGCGGGCATAAACCGCCTGAGTTCGATATCCGCCTGGCCAGCCTCATCGACAACGCGCGCAAAGAAGTTTATTGGGCCATGTATGGTTTTTACCGCGCATCGATTAAAGACTCGGTCTTACGGGCAGTGCAGCGCGGACTCGACGTGCAGCTCGCAGGTGATGCAGGCACCTATGCATATGGCGAAATTGGCTATATCCAGTTTGAAGACCTTCTGCGCCGCTACCCCAACGCAAAACTGCTCTCAGGTAATGCGCAGTCGATTCAACACAACAAATTCTGCGTAATCGACCGCCGCTATATTATGACCGGTACCGGAAACATTACCGACTCAGAGATCGACCGCAACTACAACGTGTGGATGATCATCGAATCGAAAGAAATGGCCGAAGACTTTATCAACGACCACCAGCAAATGATGGCGGGCCGCTTTGGCCATGCGAAAGCACGCTTAGATTACAACAACGTATTTAGTGTCGGGCAGGTACGCGTCGAGGCTTACTTTTCGCCGCAAGAAGATGCGATGAGCAGATTCTTGCAGGCCGTGGCCGAGGCGCAGCAGAGCATCAACTTTGCCATTTTCGCGTTTACACACGACCAGCTGGGGCGCCTCTTTATTCAGAAACACAAACAGTTCACTCAGCAAAATAACCAAGACGGCGGCTCACGCTCTGTGCGCGGCATCATGGATCGCTCGCAGCTGACACATAACCAGTATGTCGAGGTATACCGAATAGCCACATCGTGCGGGCATACCTATGGATTCGAGCAAGGCTCAGGCAATGCGAACGGCGGTAATGCAAATCCGTTTTTCCCGAATGGCACCAACACCTGGGATACCCCAACACAGGCGAATACGCGCTGCTATTCGCCATTTGACCTGAAGATCGACGGTAACGAGAACAACAACTATATCGGTGACTGGCAGGCAGGCGGCGGACGCCTGCACGACAAGACGATTGTCATCGATGCAGGCACGCCGAATGCAAAGCTGCTCTTGGGATCGTTCAACTGGTCGCCGAATGCGAACAACAACAACGACGAGAATCTAATCGTGATACATTCGCAGGCAATTGTCGATCGCTACATGCAATTCTGGCAGGGCATCTATAACGACGCCGTGCCGATGAATAAGCGATTTCCGACCAACCAGGAGATGCAGCAGGGAATCGTGACCTACCAGCCGCGCGAAACCGGCGATTACCAAAAAATCGTCATTTCAGAGGTGAACTACGCTGGCACAAGCCGCAAGATTGGCAGCAACTATTTTGCATATGACGGTAACGAATTTATTGAACTCTATAACCCGACTGATCGCGCCATCGACGTATCTTTTTGGTCGCTGTACTTTCCCGTAATCGACAGTTATACCGACCCCGGCGTCTACACCAGCGGTTGGCCCGGTTACGAATCACTCGCGAAGCGTGGTCTTGTGGGCCTTCCCGGTGGTACCTTCATACCCGCAAAAGGCTTTCTCGTCGTCACGCAGTCAGACCAGCGCAACGACCTCAACGCCGACGGCTACTTTTTCCCAGCGTCTGTGCTCTATGACCCGGCAAACTCCGCGTCATTCACCAACAAGATTACCTATTACAATCCTGTGAATGGACTCTCGAACTTCTTCACGCTGTTCGACCGCCGCACCAGCAGCACGGGCCGGGCGAACGTGACGACGTCGTCATTTACAGACCCATACAGCGGAAAGTTCTATGCGAGCAACAGCAGCATACTGACGTTTGTCTATCCGTCATTTGACGAAGGTGGCCGCTGCCGCTCAGCATGGGATGCAATAGTCGACCGATTCAGCGGCTCTAACTATTTTAATCCATACCACATTCATGCAGGTAACGAGGCGACCTACACGCATTTGACGTCGCTCTGGGTTGAACTGCGGGATAATCGCGGTAACTTGGTCGATATCGCCGGCGGCAACCGCACGGGGGCAGCGGTGAACAACGCCACGGGCATTTCTCAGGCCCCGACAGCTGGCGCAACCGCTCATGATCAGGTCAGATACTTTAAGGGCGGCTTTCACGGCATTTTGTACCGGGCTGGCACCTTATCAAATGGTACTGCGACAGTAACAGGCATATCTTCTACTGCAAGCCTGCAAGCGGGTATGTCGGTTTCTGCACTGGGCGTGCCCAATGGCACTACAATTCAATCCATTGATTCAGCATCGCAAGTGACTTTAAGCGCAAATGCCACGGCATCAGGTGTCCGCAGCTTAATGCTCCAATTCACGCTAGTCGGAAGTGGTACTTTTGGTACAACTGCAGCAGTCGATACGACGGACCTGACGCGAACCGAACTTAATTCTGGCAGCAATGTGTTTCCAATGATTTCAACAGATAATTTTCCAGCTACAAAAACGGCGCAAGGTTCTCGCACCAGTGGTAGCGCAATAATCACAGGATTACCTGCTGCCTTTGCCACTACGTATCTGCGTGTTGGCTATGGGGTTTCTGGTTCAGGCATTCCCGCAAGTACAACCATACTGAGTATAGATAGCGGGACGCAGATAACCTTGTCGCAAAACGCAACCTCAACCGGAAACAGCTTCTATGCTTTTTCACTTGAAAATCACGCGGAATTTGTCTGCAATACAGCCGGCTTTGAAACCCCTTACATGGTTTCAATGGAGCGTATACCGACATACGGCGCCGGTACTTCTGCAGCGAGCTGGGTACATGCGACCAAAAACATGACCGATAGCGGCGGTAACGGTGGTAAAGGCACGTACATCAAAGCTGATTATCGCGACAGAACAATTGCCACACCTGGCGAAATTAATTCACGCTGGAGCGCGCTGCCATGA
- a CDS encoding beta strand repeat-containing protein, whose amino-acid sequence MKKLRHNLAMVLVIALFAAYCGGRTDNANNAESGITGSGIVNTPSNDTTSPTVSSYSPVNGGTLAANAVLISVTFSEPMNVANVTTSSFHVKNGNNCTGTQLTSAAPVASNSNQTFTITLNASQLIATQQYSTCVTGAITDVAGNALTAALVSWTASAVDNTPPANVTGFTVQPALGRLVLSWTNPADSDFAGVRILRKTTNDITDQSDATATVACSGNLATPQATCNDTGLTDGTTYYYKIFTYDAVPNYNSGVNGSGTPACGTIEDIKTQQGSPTTNNTRYSLSACTLPQVTVTSVHRDGSNMGFNIQQTQSGAGIFVFTGSVNPTTTLNLTPGDRITFAGAVWANLCVASFNQQLQIVKKTAGSICDGSINGFVSEPFTAGDFTEGSANANYLANLGTTVSGNVTFSTDFVNGADGRLYVFTTPVTITGALASGVYPASFGGSTTINVTNTALAASLLANGIVFTPGRAVMGRFSNNLELRIYGTGAGGTTNYDGVTSGGGENGFGIKNLTYTVAPTISFFSPANGGGFNTASTQVSVGFDQAITTATVTSTSFKVVAGTDCAAAALATTGGITNSNAQKTFTLTLTGGQLVDGNQYTTCVTTAVQNTSSLALATASSASWRASTQTSNFANFESWATANQPTGWVYGTPPSGGGGVTGSASTNITQDTTSPVEGTRGANITTAATSANGNVLSYATNATPLAGTCSRLSLKVRGTSTGRSFAIQLQTAGGTAANYCSIGNDQLATSISTATTIEPASASYTQTDINTGGAWMTAVCRIDNLAGGSMDTFRIRWGNPAAYNLTFDDIQFLDNANNPCVPIDTAPPTVSTVVPASAATGIAFAPSASVTFNKAMNVASVNGAYTVKETNCSGTTVSTGTPTASGGNTIFTYALTTLKPLTTYAHCVTTGATSSAGTALAADYSATWTTTALTEPTGVTATPSNTQVSIAFTVGNGNGGVKIVGQTGSSPADCTGTALYTGSTSPYVHTGLTNGTQYYYRVCSTHNTGAYLSTGVTATATPSDAFNVNSAVSTGNTTATVTFSAAPNQAEAETPGNYEVVLAASSCGTGAVVAVSAASRAGSVVTLTTAAQTASTSYKVCVSGVTRSSDGALLATSPGVATFTGTGAGPTPIAADTDITYFGFATAASPPTSVQAPCATSGFSTANQASAVTGINSISSLTASGITLGCVLGVSAAQALPAASTAGNFSAGVTALDGTVGPTVKYLQFVVDISAGYSLKLKTFRAAVRVSGTGPGNLSLYYSVDGYASAIGSISSIANTNFNQWTSDLSAVPTIDGPATVTFRVAPTNTTSQAGGTIASTGVLRLDELKIISGP is encoded by the coding sequence ATGAAAAAGCTGCGACATAATCTGGCTATGGTGCTCGTCATCGCGCTCTTTGCAGCGTATTGTGGTGGGCGTACGGACAATGCGAATAATGCGGAAAGTGGTATTACAGGATCGGGCATCGTCAATACGCCGAGCAATGATACGACCTCGCCGACGGTATCGAGCTATTCACCCGTGAACGGCGGAACTCTGGCTGCTAATGCTGTGCTCATTTCGGTCACCTTCAGCGAACCTATGAATGTTGCTAACGTCACGACGTCTTCATTTCATGTAAAAAACGGCAACAATTGCACGGGCACGCAGCTCACTTCGGCAGCGCCTGTAGCCTCAAACAGCAATCAGACTTTCACCATAACTCTCAATGCCAGCCAGCTTATCGCAACACAACAGTACTCGACTTGTGTGACTGGCGCGATCACTGACGTGGCTGGCAATGCACTGACGGCTGCCCTAGTCAGCTGGACAGCTTCGGCAGTAGATAATACCCCGCCAGCGAACGTGACAGGTTTTACCGTACAACCTGCCCTCGGGCGCCTTGTGCTCAGCTGGACTAATCCTGCCGATTCAGATTTTGCAGGCGTGCGAATTTTACGTAAGACGACAAACGATATCACCGACCAGAGCGACGCCACGGCAACCGTTGCCTGCAGCGGCAACCTCGCCACACCACAGGCGACGTGCAATGATACGGGCCTAACAGACGGTACAACCTATTACTATAAGATATTTACATACGATGCCGTACCCAACTATAACAGTGGTGTGAATGGGAGTGGTACGCCGGCCTGTGGTACGATTGAGGATATAAAAACGCAGCAGGGTTCGCCGACGACAAATAACACCAGGTATTCGCTCTCCGCATGTACGCTACCTCAGGTGACGGTGACCTCGGTTCATCGTGACGGATCGAACATGGGGTTCAACATACAACAAACTCAGTCAGGCGCAGGTATCTTTGTCTTCACGGGTTCTGTTAATCCCACGACGACATTGAATCTGACACCAGGTGACCGTATCACTTTCGCTGGCGCAGTATGGGCCAATCTGTGCGTGGCATCATTCAATCAGCAGCTACAAATTGTTAAGAAGACGGCGGGCAGTATTTGCGACGGCTCAATCAACGGTTTTGTTTCTGAACCATTCACCGCAGGTGATTTTACCGAAGGGTCTGCAAATGCAAATTATCTCGCAAATCTGGGGACAACCGTAAGCGGAAATGTCACATTTAGCACCGACTTCGTGAACGGAGCGGACGGAAGGCTCTATGTCTTTACCACCCCTGTGACAATCACTGGAGCCTTAGCCTCTGGTGTTTACCCTGCCAGCTTCGGTGGCAGTACGACGATTAATGTCACAAATACAGCTCTTGCCGCAAGTTTGCTTGCTAATGGCATTGTCTTTACACCCGGCCGGGCTGTAATGGGGCGCTTTAGCAACAACCTTGAGTTGCGCATCTATGGCACAGGTGCCGGGGGAACAACGAATTATGACGGTGTAACATCTGGTGGTGGAGAGAATGGCTTTGGCATTAAGAATCTGACCTATACCGTAGCTCCAACGATCAGTTTCTTCAGCCCTGCGAATGGTGGTGGCTTTAATACTGCATCAACTCAGGTTTCCGTTGGCTTCGACCAGGCGATAACGACGGCGACAGTCACGTCGACTTCATTCAAAGTGGTGGCCGGCACTGATTGTGCAGCCGCAGCTCTGGCAACTACAGGAGGCATTACAAACAGCAATGCACAAAAGACGTTCACACTCACATTGACCGGTGGACAATTGGTTGATGGTAACCAGTACACAACATGCGTAACGACAGCAGTACAGAACACATCCTCGCTCGCACTTGCAACAGCTTCATCTGCATCATGGCGTGCATCCACGCAGACGAGTAATTTTGCCAACTTTGAGTCGTGGGCGACGGCGAACCAGCCAACGGGTTGGGTCTATGGGACACCACCCAGCGGCGGTGGGGGCGTTACGGGCTCAGCTTCGACAAATATCACACAGGATACGACTTCGCCAGTCGAGGGTACCCGTGGAGCAAACATTACGACCGCAGCCACATCGGCGAATGGCAACGTGCTCTCTTACGCGACGAACGCTACACCGCTTGCGGGTACATGCTCACGCCTTAGCCTAAAAGTGCGTGGCACGAGCACGGGCCGATCTTTTGCTATTCAGCTGCAAACTGCGGGCGGTACCGCAGCCAATTATTGCAGCATCGGCAATGATCAGTTGGCTACGAGCATTTCAACGGCGACAACTATTGAGCCTGCGAGCGCCAGTTATACTCAGACAGATATCAACACCGGTGGTGCCTGGATGACGGCAGTATGCCGTATCGACAACCTTGCGGGCGGTTCCATGGATACTTTTCGGATCCGCTGGGGTAACCCTGCAGCGTATAACCTGACCTTCGATGACATACAGTTTCTGGATAATGCCAATAATCCGTGCGTACCGATCGACACTGCGCCGCCGACTGTGAGCACAGTGGTGCCTGCAAGTGCAGCGACTGGCATAGCCTTTGCGCCCAGCGCCAGCGTGACGTTTAACAAAGCCATGAATGTCGCGAGTGTCAACGGCGCGTACACGGTCAAAGAAACAAATTGCAGCGGAACAACCGTTTCAACCGGTACGCCGACCGCCAGTGGTGGCAATACCATCTTCACATATGCATTAACCACTCTCAAGCCATTGACAACATACGCGCATTGTGTAACGACCGGCGCCACAAGTTCCGCCGGGACAGCGCTCGCCGCTGACTACAGCGCTACCTGGACAACGACCGCACTCACTGAGCCAACCGGCGTAACGGCAACCCCCAGCAACACGCAGGTCTCAATCGCGTTTACGGTCGGCAATGGCAACGGTGGAGTTAAAATCGTGGGCCAGACCGGCAGCTCACCCGCAGACTGCACGGGTACGGCACTCTACACCGGCAGCACTTCGCCTTATGTGCACACTGGCCTCACCAACGGCACGCAGTACTATTACCGGGTGTGCTCGACACATAACACCGGTGCTTATCTCAGCACGGGCGTGACAGCGACCGCAACACCATCCGATGCGTTCAATGTAAACTCTGCGGTATCAACAGGAAATACAACGGCGACGGTCACCTTTAGTGCTGCGCCAAATCAGGCTGAAGCCGAGACACCAGGCAACTATGAGGTTGTTTTGGCTGCCAGTTCTTGCGGCACCGGCGCAGTCGTTGCAGTCTCTGCAGCATCTCGTGCCGGCAGCGTCGTTACATTGACCACGGCGGCGCAAACTGCAAGCACCTCGTACAAAGTTTGTGTTTCAGGTGTAACGCGCAGTAGTGATGGCGCGCTGCTCGCGACAAGTCCCGGCGTGGCTACGTTTACAGGTACGGGGGCAGGGCCGACACCAATCGCTGCGGACACCGATATTACGTACTTCGGTTTTGCAACGGCGGCGTCACCACCGACCTCTGTGCAGGCACCTTGTGCGACAAGTGGTTTTTCAACCGCGAATCAGGCCAGCGCCGTCACCGGAATAAATTCAATTTCTTCTCTGACTGCGAGTGGCATAACTTTAGGTTGTGTTTTGGGCGTATCTGCTGCACAGGCACTACCTGCAGCTTCCACCGCTGGAAATTTTTCGGCTGGCGTAACTGCTCTCGATGGTACAGTGGGGCCAACAGTGAAGTACCTGCAGTTTGTCGTTGATATATCTGCGGGTTATTCGCTGAAACTGAAAACATTTCGAGCCGCCGTGCGTGTATCGGGCACTGGCCCAGGAAATCTTAGTCTTTACTACAGCGTTGACGGATATGCATCGGCAATCGGGAGCATTAGCAGCATAGCAAACACTAATTTTAATCAATGGACTTCTGATTTGTCCGCAGTACCTACTATTGATGGCCCGGCAACAGTCACGTTTAGGGTCGCACCAACAAATACCACTTCGCAAGCCGGTGGCACCATTGCTTCAACAGGGGTGCTACGATTAGATGAGTTAAAAATCATAAGCGGCCCGTAG
- a CDS encoding sensor domain-containing diguanylate cyclase produces MRIPDLLKRKLLLASVIFVAVMPILASALFITYRSFQQAKLDAVDRAKSLLSHIAEKQDELIAQTMQSMRILVLLPEVRNAGKDCPAFMSRFIASNPVYDNAGVVRPNGDIVCSGLAHKAKVNVAEREWFQLVVQTRSPQIGGLQFGKISGKPGIIAAMPIINSDGELASVLYLSVSVEWLEDVFAEYTLPEKSVITALDTKGVVLFQHPLKLDNEPSLMGKPYPNEKIWQHIKNAGESISPARVRESDKRYVYTFQRIESEDRAAMYISLRFLESAIYRDAYHNAITLILGLCLSLVATFLLAYVAGNYIFLRPVEQEIEKLNDVAETDPLTQILNRRGFERLAEIELAKASAGDHHSVLLMDIDHFKKINDEHGHAVGDEVLRETVQRIRGVLRESEIFGRIGGEEFAIFIPQVHRENAILLAERVRVAVDSLPFETATGKLKVTASVGVSYATNRSPLEKFLDRADKALYKSKRTGRNKVSI; encoded by the coding sequence ATGCGCATTCCCGATTTACTCAAACGTAAGCTTTTGCTGGCTTCGGTGATTTTTGTCGCCGTGATGCCGATACTCGCCTCGGCGCTTTTTATTACCTACCGCTCGTTTCAGCAGGCTAAACTCGATGCAGTCGACCGCGCGAAATCGCTGCTTTCGCACATTGCCGAAAAACAAGATGAGCTCATTGCGCAGACGATGCAGTCCATGCGCATTCTGGTGTTGCTGCCCGAAGTACGCAATGCGGGCAAAGATTGTCCTGCATTTATGTCCCGGTTTATTGCCAGCAATCCGGTTTATGACAATGCCGGCGTAGTTCGGCCCAATGGAGACATCGTCTGCTCGGGGCTGGCGCACAAAGCCAAAGTGAATGTCGCAGAACGCGAATGGTTTCAACTCGTCGTGCAAACCCGTTCGCCGCAGATCGGCGGACTGCAATTCGGCAAGATCAGCGGCAAGCCCGGTATCATCGCCGCCATGCCGATCATTAACAGCGACGGCGAACTCGCCTCGGTGCTCTACCTTTCAGTCAGTGTCGAATGGCTCGAAGACGTGTTCGCCGAATATACCCTGCCCGAAAAATCAGTGATTACTGCGCTCGACACAAAAGGCGTCGTGCTTTTTCAACATCCGCTGAAGCTCGACAATGAACCTTCGCTGATGGGCAAACCATACCCGAATGAAAAAATCTGGCAGCACATCAAAAATGCCGGTGAATCCATTTCACCGGCGAGGGTGCGCGAATCGGATAAACGCTATGTCTATACCTTTCAGCGTATTGAATCAGAAGATCGCGCGGCGATGTATATTTCGCTGCGGTTTCTGGAATCAGCAATCTACCGCGACGCCTACCACAACGCGATCACGCTGATTCTCGGGCTCTGCCTGTCGCTGGTTGCGACTTTCTTGCTCGCCTACGTCGCCGGCAATTACATATTTTTAAGACCCGTCGAACAAGAGATCGAAAAACTCAACGACGTCGCCGAAACAGACCCGCTCACGCAGATTCTGAACCGTCGCGGCTTCGAGCGCCTGGCCGAAATTGAACTTGCGAAAGCGTCAGCAGGCGACCATCATTCGGTGCTACTGATGGATATCGACCATTTCAAAAAGATCAACGACGAGCACGGCCATGCCGTCGGCGACGAGGTGCTGCGCGAAACCGTGCAGCGCATTCGCGGCGTCTTGCGCGAAAGCGAAATTTTCGGACGCATCGGCGGCGAAGAATTTGCCATCTTTATACCGCAGGTGCATCGGGAAAACGCCATTCTGCTTGCCGAGCGCGTGCGCGTCGCGGTCGACAGCCTGCCTTTCGAAACGGCGACCGGTAAACTTAAGGTGACTGCCTCAGTCGGCGTCAGTTACGCCACAAACCGCAGCCCACTGGAAAAGTTTCTCGACCGGGCTGATAAGGCGCTGTATAAGAGTAAGAGAACAGGGAGAAATAAGGTCTCGATTTAA
- a CDS encoding endonuclease I family protein, which translates to MKKYFFAALVLIALGLAACATNTQGDSLEIAKNISDDGCTVVSNDHRGFWIGVNSCQSDTALKTTLHNKIKNHRVIKYQENGIAQPTGYTFTYIGDSISYLNNFSLPVNGRFDMWDAYIAYAIRGINPLRTDCTSRQITDWYNSVCRTVPGTNIAELFASSGGDQDPGSGSNKYNREHSWPKSWYAAGATPVNDSASGSYCYNANNEGANDYPTKNWDYRAYADMVHVIPTNRDANTIRSDNPFGEVSGAGTCGATCNPSLSGAPDVAAITPATPTCLDGDDSRVPCTGLTVFEPPAGIKGDIARIYFYMATRYYLEDTCWQNVAAANKANIKGWQETMLRKWHNDDPVDDVERARNDLIHRIQGNRNPYVDHPEWVAKIADF; encoded by the coding sequence ATGAAAAAGTATTTTTTCGCAGCTTTGGTTTTGATTGCGCTCGGACTCGCAGCATGCGCGACTAACACCCAAGGCGACTCGCTGGAAATCGCGAAGAACATTAGCGACGACGGCTGCACGGTAGTGAGCAATGATCACCGCGGCTTTTGGATAGGAGTGAACTCGTGTCAATCTGATACGGCGCTCAAGACGACATTGCACAACAAGATTAAGAATCACCGTGTAATAAAATACCAGGAAAACGGAATAGCCCAACCGACCGGTTATACGTTTACATATATTGGTGACAGCATCTCATACCTGAATAATTTCTCGCTGCCTGTGAACGGCCGGTTTGATATGTGGGATGCATATATCGCCTATGCGATCCGAGGCATAAATCCTCTGCGAACTGATTGCACCTCGCGACAGATTACTGATTGGTACAATTCGGTCTGCCGAACCGTTCCGGGAACAAATATTGCCGAACTTTTTGCGAGCAGCGGCGGCGATCAAGACCCTGGCTCAGGCTCGAATAAATATAATCGTGAGCACAGTTGGCCCAAAAGCTGGTATGCGGCCGGAGCTACGCCCGTTAACGACTCGGCCTCAGGTAGTTATTGCTATAATGCAAACAATGAAGGTGCTAACGATTATCCTACTAAGAATTGGGATTACCGGGCATACGCTGACATGGTTCATGTGATACCGACAAACCGTGATGCAAACACAATTAGGAGCGATAATCCTTTTGGTGAGGTGAGCGGTGCTGGCACATGTGGGGCAACCTGCAACCCTTCGCTTTCGGGCGCTCCCGACGTGGCAGCGATCACTCCGGCAACGCCGACCTGCCTTGACGGGGACGATTCGCGTGTGCCGTGCACCGGCCTCACAGTCTTCGAGCCGCCCGCGGGAATTAAAGGCGATATTGCGCGCATCTATTTCTATATGGCAACCCGTTACTACCTTGAAGACACCTGCTGGCAAAACGTTGCCGCGGCGAACAAGGCGAACATAAAAGGCTGGCAAGAAACCATGCTACGCAAGTGGCACAACGACGACCCGGTCGACGACGTCGAACGCGCGCGCAATGATCTTATTCACCGCATTCAGGGAAACAGAAATCCATATGTCGACCATCCTGAATGGGTTGCGAAAATTGCGGATTTTTAG
- a CDS encoding lamin tail domain-containing protein — protein MLAASILLFANCTSSVTELWPTAINVDRKRGCAEIREVNWAGSMKNDGTYDGDDDFIEIQNTDCNKPIDIADWRIELTGDVKRIYYVPKVGNTTIQPGKFAVIIAKSGGAFRDQGNADYTPVVLEGLSIPERNWSITTRTAENFLMESGINTTEADDAQSRNFPLSGSVDGFTTRSMERTEDQFEEEGGSVSTWHASTPCNETSPSQITTLYGTGCGTGQIGISGRYVHPDYSQRTFATPGEKNTPDYK, from the coding sequence ATGCTCGCAGCCTCAATATTATTATTCGCTAATTGCACCTCTTCCGTAACCGAACTCTGGCCGACAGCAATCAACGTCGACCGCAAACGCGGTTGCGCCGAGATTCGAGAGGTCAACTGGGCGGGTTCCATGAAAAACGATGGAACATATGACGGCGACGATGATTTTATCGAGATTCAGAATACGGATTGCAATAAGCCGATTGACATTGCCGATTGGCGCATAGAGCTCACAGGCGATGTAAAGAGAATATACTATGTACCGAAAGTCGGTAACACCACAATTCAGCCCGGAAAGTTTGCGGTGATTATCGCCAAATCAGGTGGTGCATTTCGCGACCAGGGTAATGCCGATTATACGCCTGTGGTGCTTGAAGGTCTTTCAATTCCCGAACGCAACTGGTCGATCACAACACGCACGGCCGAAAACTTTCTCATGGAAAGTGGCATCAACACCACCGAAGCAGACGATGCACAGAGCCGTAACTTTCCGCTTTCAGGGTCGGTTGATGGTTTTACGACACGGTCGATGGAAAGAACAGAAGACCAGTTTGAAGAAGAGGGCGGTTCGGTCTCAACCTGGCATGCATCGACGCCGTGCAACGAGACATCCCCCTCACAAATTACCACGCTCTACGGCACCGGCTGCGGCACAGGGCAAATCGGCATCAGTGGGCGTTATGTGCACCCCGATTACTCGCAGCGCACGTTCGCAACGCCCGGCGAAAAAAACACACCGGATTACAAATGA